GGCCTGCGAAACGTGAACGGACGAGGTCGAGCAGACCTTCACCGACCCGCCGCGCGTCAGCGTCAGCTCCGCCGTGCGGTTGGTCGCCGCGGTAATCGAACCCTGGTTGGCAATGGTGGCCTTCTGGTTGGAAACCGTCACCAGGCCGGAGACTGAGGCATTCTCGGTGATCACGGTGCCGATCGGCTGCTGTGCCAACGCGGGCAAAGCTGCGGTCAGCAGAACCCACCCTAGCGTTACGAGGATGGGGCACCCGGGCTGGAAAGAATATGTCATTACATCTTCAGGAAGTTCGCAATCAGCATCTTGCCGTCGGCTGTCAGAACAGACTCCGGGTGGAACTGTACGCCCTCAATGGGCAGCGACGTGTGCCGCAGGCCCATCACGGTGCTTCCTGCCGGGTCCTGCGTGCGGGCGGTCACTTCCAGCTCCGGCGGCAGAGACTCTTCGGTCACAATCAGCGAGTGGTAGCGTGTGCAGGTCATCGGTGTGGCAATGCCTTTGAAGACCGTCTTGCCGTCGTGTTCCACCTCGCTGGTCTTGCCATGCATCAGCTTGGCCGCGCGGGTCACGGTCGCGCCAAAGGCGGCTCCAATCGACTGGTGGCCAAGGCAAACGCCCAGGATCGGCACGCCTGCATTCTTCGCCGGTCCGGCAAAGTGGCGGATCAGGTCAATCGAGACTCCGGCTTCAAACGGCGTGCAGGGGCCTGGCGAGATGACGATATGCGACGGCTTCAGCGCCTCAATCTCCTCTGGCGACAGCTCGTCGTTGCGGCGGATGACCAGCTCCGCGCCCAGCTCGCCCATGTACTGCACCAGGTTGTAGGTGAACGAGTCGTAGTTGTCCAGAACGAAGACCATAACTGAAAGTATCCCGTCTGTAGTGTATCTCTCTGCATTCCGCATCTTAGGAATTACAGTAGTGTTCTCAAACGAAGGAGTACGAAGTCCGTGGGTTTACAAGCCTCTGGCGCCATCCTGATGGCGCTGTCAGCCGCTCTGCCGGCGCAGAAGGGACCTGTCGATACGGTGACGCCAGGGCTGGCGGAGCGCCGCCTCGCCGGTGTCGACATCAAGGCTGGCCACTACAAGCAGCCGGTGGAGCTGCACAAAAACGCCGTCATGATGGAGAACGACGCCAATGGCTCCGGCGGCGGCGACGAGTCCGTCGAGTGGGATACGCCCACCTGCCACGTCCGCGTGCTGTCGAAGTATGCCGACCCCTCCGCTCCGCGCACCACCTACTCCACCACCATTACCCGGCCGGAAGATCAGCCCGCCGTCAGCCAGCCGGAGCAGGGAAGCTGCGCCACGGCCAAAGGCGTCGGTATGGGCGATCCCGCCGCAAAGGCCATTGCAGCCTACGGCTCACGCGTCACCATTACCCCCGGCAAAAAGCCGCAGACCACGCTGCTGCACTGGGAGTGGAAGGACGGCACCACGCTTGAAATCACCATCGACGCCAACAGCGCCATCATCGGCCTGGACCTGACCGCCGAGGTGGATTAGGAACACACAGGTACAAGCTGTAAGAGGCAGTGTGCAAGGCACGCTGCTTTTCTTGTTTGTCATTCCGCAAGGATCTGGTTCTTAGCCAGCCCCACCCTCGCAACGTCAGGGTGGGTTCGTGAGTCACAATCCTTACCCCTTGGCCTCTTCTTTCCACACCGGTCGCTTGATATCGAACTTGTCCCGTGTGCGCGTATATCCGCCGCCAAGTCCGCCCTGCATGCGGCCGATCTGGTGGATCGCGTCCGCGTCCAGGTGCAGCCGGTCCAGGTCGTAAAACGCCTGTGTGAGCACATGCGCATGCACCACCTGCCCCAGCACAATCTTGCTTGAGGCGCCCGGTTGAATCGTCTGCAGAAGGCGGCACTCCAGCGCTGCGGGCGACTCCACAATGCGCGGCGTCTTCACTGCCGTTCCCGCGGCCAGCGTCAGCCCGGCCAGCTCAATCTCATTCACGTGGTGCGGAGCTTCCACCGCCGTAATGTTCATCGCCTCGGCTGTCTCCTCCGTCACGATGTGGACGGTGAACTCTTCGGTTTCGAGGATGTTGGTGTAGGTATCCTTGTCCGCGCCCGTCGAGTGCGTGCTGAAGCCGACGCCTACCACCGGCGGGTCTGACGACAGCAGGTTGAAGAACGAGAACGGAGCGGCATTTAGATGCCCGGCGGCCGACTGCGAAACGATCCACGCAATAGGGCGAGGCACCACCACGGACGACAGCAGCTTGTAGGCATTTCCCGGCGTCATCGCGGCAATATCAAACGATGTGAACTCAAGGCTCATGGAACTGATTGTATGGATTTGTGCTGCAGGGAATCGAGGAGCGCCTGCAACTGTTCCGGAGCCAGGTTAGGCAGCGGCTTGTCGAAGTACGCTTCCGACGCGGCGGCAAAACCGATGATGTCCTTGTCCGGAGTGGGGCCGGTGTGCAGCGGGCCAAAATCGGCGTGGTTCAGGTAGATCTGCAACTGTTCGTCGCTGCTCAGCCGGTGGTCCAGGGCGGAGGCAAAGACCCTGCGCTGCAGGTCGCGAAAGGCATTCGGTTTGTAGGGGCCGGGATAGAAGAACAGTGCCTCCGCGACAGCCTCCGGCAGCGGCCTGGCATTGCGGATCTGGGCCAGCTCCGCCTCGGGCAACTGCAGCAGGCGCATCTTTGGTGCACTGCGCGACAGCTCGCGGTTGTAGGCTTCCGTCACCACGGCCGGGGTGGAATAGTACGCCCACACCCACAGTCCGGCCAGCAACACGCACGGAATCAGCAGGATCAACAGCGCCGTAGAGAGAATGGTCTTCATGGTGCGAGTGTAACCCCATGTGGCGACCGGAAAACCGCCACAGCAATGCAGAAGGGGCATCCCGCAGGACGCCCCTTCTGCATTGCCTCGCGTGCTGCCTTACTTCTTGGCAGCCTTTTTGACGATCTTGGTCGCGGCTTTTTTCGGAGCGGTCTTCTTCACGGCCTTCACCGCGGGCTTTGCAGCCTTTGCGGCCTTGGCAGGCTTCGTGGCCTTGACCGCCTTCACTGCCTTCACCGGCTTCACGGCAGCCTTCTTCGCTACGGCCTTCTTGGCAACCGGCTTTGCGGCAGGCTTTACAGTCTTGCTCACGGTCTTTGCGGCGGGCTTTGCAGCCTTCTTCTCAACCTTGGCAACCACAGGCTTGGCAGCAACAGACTTCACGGCCTTGACGGCCTTCTTTACGGACTTGGTAACAGCAGCTTTCTTCACTACGTTCTTCGCTTCTTTCTTTTGGGTAGATTCAGTTGCGCCAGTACGGGACTGGTGCTTCTGGAAAAGTGTTTCAATCTGCTCCAGCAGAATACGGGTGTGCATCGGCTTCACCAGCATCTGGTCGGCGCCCATCTCCTGCCAGTCATCGTCGGCAACGGGAAAGGCGGTGAGAAGGGCAATGGCGGGAGCATTCGGCAGGGACCGGGCAAAGCCGACAACATCGCGACCGGCCTCTTCGTGCTCCATGCGCATATCGGTAATGACCATGTCATACACCTTGGAGCGAAGCTTCTGGCGGCCGTCCAGGCCGGAGGTGGCGGTATCAACGTCGAAGCCGGAGATCTCCAGAACGGCCTTCAGGGTCAGAAGGACAGCAATTTCGTCGTCAACAAGCAGAATACGGCGTTTCATTCAGGCAGAACTCCTTGCAGTTCCCAGCACACGGTGGGGGCAGACATCATTGCAACATAAAACAT
Above is a genomic segment from Terriglobus tenax containing:
- a CDS encoding transglycosylase domain-containing protein; protein product: MKTILSTALLILLIPCVLLAGLWVWAYYSTPAVVTEAYNRELSRSAPKMRLLQLPEAELAQIRNARPLPEAVAEALFFYPGPYKPNAFRDLQRRVFASALDHRLSSDEQLQIYLNHADFGPLHTGPTPDKDIIGFAAASEAYFDKPLPNLAPEQLQALLDSLQHKSIQSVP
- a CDS encoding response regulator, which gives rise to MKRRILLVDDEIAVLLTLKAVLEISGFDVDTATSGLDGRQKLRSKVYDMVITDMRMEHEEAGRDVVGFARSLPNAPAIALLTAFPVADDDWQEMGADQMLVKPMHTRILLEQIETLFQKHQSRTGATESTQKKEAKNVVKKAAVTKSVKKAVKAVKSVAAKPVVAKVEKKAAKPAAKTVSKTVKPAAKPVAKKAVAKKAAVKPVKAVKAVKATKPAKAAKAAKPAVKAVKKTAPKKAATKIVKKAAKK
- a CDS encoding anthranilate synthase component II, whose protein sequence is MVFVLDNYDSFTYNLVQYMGELGAELVIRRNDELSPEEIEALKPSHIVISPGPCTPFEAGVSIDLIRHFAGPAKNAGVPILGVCLGHQSIGAAFGATVTRAAKLMHGKTSEVEHDGKTVFKGIATPMTCTRYHSLIVTEESLPPELEVTARTQDPAGSTVMGLRHTSLPIEGVQFHPESVLTADGKMLIANFLKM
- a CDS encoding flavin reductase family protein produces the protein MSLEFTSFDIAAMTPGNAYKLLSSVVVPRPIAWIVSQSAAGHLNAAPFSFFNLLSSDPPVVGVGFSTHSTGADKDTYTNILETEEFTVHIVTEETAEAMNITAVEAPHHVNEIELAGLTLAAGTAVKTPRIVESPAALECRLLQTIQPGASSKIVLGQVVHAHVLTQAFYDLDRLHLDADAIHQIGRMQGGLGGGYTRTRDKFDIKRPVWKEEAKG